Proteins co-encoded in one Aerococcaceae bacterium DSM 111021 genomic window:
- the ribF gene encoding riboflavin biosynthesis protein RibF translates to MEIIYLSHPYNPDKIPDESVVMTLGFFDGVHLGHQKVIERAREEANKRGLKLALMTFNQHPRIVYEDLNLDSFNYLTTNKRKAELMEQFNVDILYIVDYTFSFGTQTPQEFVEEYLVSLNTEVAVAGYDYTYGKKEIANMHTLPIHASDRFDVIEVDELSSHHMKISTTRIKELIYNGEVTQANNDLGYIYEVYGTVIHGEKVGRTLGYPTANIQVAHPQLLPGIGVYAVEIKIGDTWHLGSASIGHNITFYDNHDLTCEVYILDFNKMIYGEKVRVRWHHYLRGEYKFDNIDGLIDQLKIDEENTRIYFKQLNGDANV, encoded by the coding sequence ATGGAGATAATATATTTAAGCCATCCCTATAATCCGGATAAAATCCCTGATGAATCAGTCGTAATGACATTAGGGTTTTTTGATGGCGTTCACCTAGGTCATCAAAAAGTAATAGAACGAGCAAGAGAAGAAGCAAATAAAAGAGGACTCAAATTGGCGCTAATGACTTTTAATCAACATCCAAGAATAGTTTATGAAGATCTTAATTTAGATTCGTTTAATTATTTAACAACAAATAAACGAAAAGCAGAATTAATGGAGCAATTTAATGTTGATATATTATATATCGTTGATTATACATTCTCGTTCGGAACTCAAACACCACAGGAATTTGTTGAGGAATATTTAGTGAGTTTAAATACAGAAGTAGCAGTCGCTGGTTATGATTATACATACGGAAAAAAAGAAATTGCAAACATGCATACACTACCAATCCATGCATCTGATCGCTTTGATGTCATTGAAGTTGATGAACTATCATCACATCATATGAAGATATCTACTACTCGTATTAAAGAATTAATATATAATGGGGAAGTAACTCAAGCAAATAACGACTTAGGTTATATTTATGAAGTATATGGTACAGTCATCCATGGCGAAAAAGTAGGTCGAACATTAGGTTATCCTACTGCTAATATTCAAGTAGCTCACCCTCAATTATTGCCAGGAATCGGTGTTTATGCCGTTGAGATTAAAATAGGTGATACTTGGCATCTGGGAAGTGCTTCAATAGGTCATAATATAACATTTTATGATAATCATGATTTAACTTGTGAAGTATATATATTGGACTTTAATAAAATGATTTATGGAGAGAAAGTAAGAGTAAGATGGCACCATTATTTAAGAGGTGAATATAAATTTGATAATATAGATGGTCTAATTGATCAATTAAAAATAGATGAAGAAAATACTAGGATCTATTTTAAGCAATTAAATGGTGATGCAAATGTATAA
- a CDS encoding YlxR family protein: protein MATKQRKQPMRKCIVSQEMYPKKELVRVVKSKENEVFLDPTGRQNGRGAYIALEPELALKAKKERTFDRAFGMKINDEFYDELYSYIDHQKARKELL from the coding sequence ATGGCAACTAAACAACGCAAACAACCAATGCGGAAATGCATTGTATCTCAAGAAATGTATCCTAAAAAAGAATTAGTACGTGTTGTTAAATCCAAAGAAAACGAAGTTTTCCTTGATCCAACGGGTCGACAAAATGGGCGAGGAGCTTATATAGCACTTGAGCCAGAGTTGGCACTTAAAGCTAAAAAAGAAAGAACGTTTGATCGTGCATTTGGAATGAAGATTAATGATGAATTCTATGATGAATTATATAGCTACATCGACCATCAGAAAGCTCGAAAAGAACTACTATGA
- the hrcA gene encoding heat-inducible transcription repressor HrcA, with protein MLTSRQQEVLNLIIQLYGQFEEPIGSKTLLRESYLDVSPATIRNDMVVLEQLGFLMKAHTSSGRIPSKDGYRYYIEGIIRQEDKQLPLLDDDANFEELTQARHYSPLQLTQLCADILVSLTGFTAVVLGQDKESHYFDEFKLVPIDRTRYISIVMTDKGNIESEQIDLKVSLSKDDISKLVNMINDELKGVVLEDAYQRMKLGIPLLTQRLTGYQLDFSPLIEKSMHHIKGHRYYISGKSNIFDLIDGQTSRDALKHLFDLIDGSREMYQLLEDQDEGINIKFGYEFLADSVANINLLTGSFVNQNQKIILGLLGPTTMSYERVIALLEMMISKLSIQ; from the coding sequence ATGTTGACATCAAGGCAACAGGAAGTTCTGAATTTAATTATACAACTTTATGGACAGTTTGAAGAGCCTATTGGATCTAAAACTTTACTTAGAGAGAGTTACTTGGATGTTAGTCCTGCAACAATACGTAATGATATGGTCGTTCTAGAACAACTTGGTTTTCTAATGAAAGCTCATACTTCTAGTGGACGTATTCCATCAAAAGATGGTTATCGTTATTATATCGAAGGTATTATTCGTCAAGAAGATAAGCAATTACCATTACTTGATGATGATGCTAATTTTGAGGAGTTAACCCAAGCGAGACATTACAGTCCATTACAACTGACACAACTTTGTGCAGATATTTTAGTTTCATTGACTGGATTTACAGCAGTGGTTCTTGGACAAGACAAAGAGTCTCATTACTTTGATGAGTTTAAGTTAGTGCCAATTGATCGCACTCGATATATATCAATTGTTATGACTGATAAAGGGAACATCGAAAGTGAGCAAATTGATCTAAAAGTATCATTATCAAAAGATGATATTTCAAAGTTAGTAAATATGATTAATGACGAACTTAAAGGAGTTGTACTTGAAGATGCTTATCAAAGGATGAAGTTAGGGATACCTTTACTAACACAACGTTTGACAGGGTATCAATTGGATTTCTCTCCATTGATTGAAAAATCTATGCACCACATAAAAGGACACCGCTATTACATAAGTGGAAAAAGTAATATATTTGATTTAATAGATGGACAGACAAGCAGAGATGCACTTAAGCATTTATTCGATTTAATAGATGGTTCAAGAGAAATGTATCAATTGCTTGAAGATCAAGATGAAGGTATTAATATTAAGTTCGGCTATGAGTTTTTAGCTGATAGTGTTGCGAACATAAATCTTCTGACAGGCTCCTTCGTTAATCAAAATCAAAAGATTATATTAGGATTACTTGGTCCTACGACAATGTCCTATGAAAGAGTAATAGCTTTATTAGAAATGATGATAAGTAAATTATCGATTCAATAA
- the truB gene encoding tRNA pseudouridine(55) synthase TruB yields MNGILAVWKPKGMTSHDVVFKLRKILKMKKIGHTGTLDPEVEGVLVVCLGKATRLVELLMDSPKVYYGEITLGTSTETEDAHGAVVEQKPVLQPVSIKDIDAAMSSMEGIIEQIPPMYSAVKVNGMKLYEYARQGLEVERPIRTAVINSFERDGEPDYDHEKGAQSWKFNVHCGKGTYVRTLAVDLGKKLNYPAHMSELTRLQTSGFNSSQSYSLEEIQGMMDNNEIEEKVASIESSLAHLPKIELDREQFAKVKNGQVLLKADFNLDFKNPVAFYYEDKIIALYLQHAEKELFIKPYKMFV; encoded by the coding sequence ATAAATGGTATTTTAGCTGTTTGGAAACCAAAAGGCATGACAAGTCATGATGTTGTTTTTAAATTGCGAAAAATTTTAAAGATGAAAAAAATTGGGCACACTGGTACGCTAGATCCTGAAGTAGAAGGTGTGCTTGTAGTCTGTTTAGGCAAGGCCACTAGATTAGTTGAGTTATTGATGGATTCACCTAAAGTTTATTATGGCGAAATTACACTTGGTACGTCAACAGAAACTGAAGATGCGCATGGTGCGGTTGTTGAACAAAAGCCAGTCCTTCAACCAGTTTCTATTAAAGATATCGATGCAGCAATGTCTTCAATGGAAGGTATTATTGAACAAATTCCACCAATGTATTCAGCAGTTAAGGTTAACGGTATGAAATTGTATGAATATGCTAGGCAAGGCTTAGAGGTTGAACGACCAATCAGAACAGCTGTCATTAATTCATTTGAGCGAGATGGTGAGCCCGATTATGATCATGAAAAAGGCGCTCAATCGTGGAAATTTAATGTGCATTGCGGAAAAGGGACTTATGTTAGAACATTAGCAGTGGATTTGGGTAAGAAATTGAATTATCCTGCTCATATGTCTGAGTTAACAAGGCTACAGACTAGTGGATTTAATTCTTCTCAAAGCTATTCTCTTGAGGAGATTCAAGGAATGATGGATAATAATGAAATCGAAGAAAAAGTAGCATCGATAGAATCGTCCCTAGCACACTTACCAAAAATTGAATTAGACCGTGAACAATTTGCAAAAGTAAAAAATGGGCAAGTATTATTAAAGGCAGACTTCAATCTAGATTTTAAAAATCCAGTAGCGTTTTATTATGAAGATAAAATTATCGCTCTATATCTGCAGCATGCTGAAAAAGAATTATTTATAAAACCTTACAAAATGTTTGTATAA
- the infB gene encoding translation initiation factor IF-2, whose product MTKRVYEYAKEHDLTSKALLTMAETNGLEFGSHMSSITDDQEKQLNKIISNKNTKKIENKEKASQQASNKETKTSSNETNAIKQTSDKKQTKQNQNKKEESKTNTKQSNTPNKNAGSNNTSNQAGRRNRRNRRGKGNKNFKNTESKGITQRKHKDLPEKLVYTDGTNIQEIAKMLHRDTSEIIKKLMMNGVMANQNQALSKEVIELIAIEYGVEPEEKVVVDVSDLDVYFEEEQDASKLSIRPAVVTIMGHVDHGKTTLLDQLRHSRVTEDEAGGITQHIGAYQVETEDDNIITFLDTPGHEAFTTMRARGADVTDIAIIVVAADDGVMPQTVEAINHAKVAEVPIIIAVNKIDKPTANPDRVKQELSEHGIISEDWGGENIFVEISAKFNQNIEELLEMIVLVAEVQELKANPSRLAIGSVIEARLDKSQGPTATLLVQDGTLNVGDPIVVGNTYGRVRTMVNDIGRRIRTAGPATPVEITGLQNAPQAGDLFVVFEDEKTARQAGEQRAQEAQDVQRSLTKKITLDNLFDSLQEGELKSVNVIIKADVQGSAEALSASLQKIEVEGVRVNVVHQAVGAINESDISLAAASGAIVLGFNVRPTPQARLQADSEVVDIRQYRVIYDAIDEIETAMKGMLDPEYEEEVQGQALVRETFTVSKLGTIAGSFVTDGYIARDSQVRLLRDNIVIYEGELASLKRFKDDAKQVDKGYECGIMIENYNDVRMDDVIEAFHMVEIKR is encoded by the coding sequence ATGACTAAACGCGTATATGAATATGCAAAAGAACATGATCTGACAAGTAAGGCATTGCTAACTATGGCCGAAACTAACGGACTAGAATTTGGTAGCCACATGTCTTCAATTACAGATGATCAAGAAAAACAATTGAATAAAATTATTAGTAATAAAAACACTAAGAAGATAGAGAATAAAGAAAAAGCTTCTCAACAAGCTAGTAACAAAGAAACGAAAACTTCTAGTAATGAAACGAATGCTATTAAACAAACTTCAGACAAAAAACAAACAAAACAAAATCAAAACAAAAAAGAGGAATCCAAAACGAATACTAAACAGAGTAATACCCCAAATAAAAATGCTGGTAGCAACAACACATCTAATCAAGCAGGTCGTCGTAACCGCCGAAATAGACGCGGTAAAGGTAACAAGAATTTCAAAAATACTGAGTCTAAAGGTATAACACAACGTAAACATAAAGATTTACCTGAGAAACTTGTATATACTGATGGAACAAATATTCAAGAAATTGCTAAAATGTTACACCGCGACACATCAGAAATCATTAAAAAATTAATGATGAATGGTGTTATGGCTAACCAAAATCAAGCACTTTCAAAAGAAGTTATTGAGTTAATTGCAATTGAATATGGTGTGGAGCCAGAAGAAAAAGTTGTTGTAGATGTTTCTGATTTAGATGTGTACTTTGAAGAAGAGCAAGATGCATCGAAACTTTCAATTCGTCCTGCAGTCGTAACAATTATGGGACACGTTGACCATGGTAAAACAACATTACTTGATCAACTTCGTCATTCTCGAGTAACTGAAGATGAAGCAGGTGGAATTACTCAACATATTGGTGCTTACCAAGTTGAAACTGAAGATGATAATATTATTACATTCCTAGATACACCTGGGCATGAGGCGTTTACTACGATGCGTGCACGTGGAGCGGATGTAACGGATATTGCGATTATCGTTGTCGCTGCAGATGATGGGGTAATGCCACAAACTGTTGAAGCAATTAACCATGCTAAAGTCGCAGAGGTTCCGATTATTATTGCTGTAAACAAAATTGATAAGCCAACTGCTAATCCTGATCGTGTCAAACAAGAGTTATCTGAACATGGAATTATCTCTGAGGATTGGGGTGGAGAGAACATCTTCGTTGAAATCTCTGCGAAATTCAATCAAAATATTGAAGAATTATTAGAGATGATTGTTTTAGTGGCAGAAGTTCAAGAATTGAAAGCTAACCCAAGTCGTTTAGCGATTGGTTCGGTTATTGAAGCTCGTCTTGATAAGAGTCAAGGACCAACAGCGACATTATTAGTACAAGATGGTACGTTAAATGTTGGGGATCCAATTGTAGTAGGTAACACATATGGACGTGTCAGAACTATGGTTAACGACATTGGTCGACGTATCCGTACTGCTGGACCTGCAACACCTGTTGAGATTACTGGATTACAAAATGCACCTCAAGCTGGTGATTTGTTCGTTGTATTCGAAGATGAGAAAACTGCTCGTCAAGCCGGTGAACAACGTGCTCAAGAAGCACAAGATGTTCAACGTAGTTTAACGAAGAAAATTACATTAGATAACTTGTTTGATTCATTACAAGAAGGTGAATTAAAATCAGTTAATGTGATTATTAAAGCGGACGTACAAGGGTCTGCTGAAGCATTATCTGCAAGCTTACAAAAGATAGAGGTTGAAGGTGTACGTGTGAATGTAGTACATCAAGCAGTTGGTGCAATCAATGAGAGTGATATCTCATTAGCTGCAGCATCGGGTGCTATTGTTCTTGGGTTTAACGTTCGACCAACACCACAGGCGCGTCTGCAAGCTGATTCTGAAGTTGTGGATATTAGACAATACCGAGTTATATATGATGCAATTGACGAAATTGAAACAGCGATGAAAGGAATGCTGGATCCTGAATATGAAGAAGAGGTTCAAGGTCAAGCTCTTGTTCGTGAGACATTTACAGTATCTAAATTAGGTACGATTGCTGGATCATTTGTTACAGATGGTTATATTGCTCGTGATAGTCAAGTTCGTTTACTTCGTGATAACATTGTTATTTACGAAGGTGAATTAGCAAGCTTGAAACGATTTAAAGATGATGCAAAACAGGTGGATAAAGGCTATGAGTGTGGTATCATGATCGAAAATTATAACGATGTTAGAATGGACGATGTTATCGAAGCGTTCCATATGGTTGAAATAAAAAGATAA
- a CDS encoding YitT family protein — protein sequence MYKNIFKNLFLVLLGTFIFSLAINSVVIPNQLGEGGVTGITLLFYYVFGISPALSNLIINTIIMLIGWKFLEKETIIYTLVAIVSMSFFLEFVVLPGFQPDNTLLAPLSSGFLIGLGIGIVILGHGTTAGVDIIALIINKYMGLQVSVALLIIDIMIVIPLTLVIGLEKGILTLISLYITSKLLNFVMEGYNPKKAVMIVSNQHDVIAEEIMKRVDRGITVLKGYGYYSKVEKDVLYVVINRIQLVKVQRIINEIDSNAFVTVTGIQQVLGEGFTFHLENPHEIEESEVI from the coding sequence ATGTATAAAAATATTTTTAAAAATTTGTTTCTCGTTTTACTAGGAACTTTCATCTTTTCACTAGCAATTAATTCAGTTGTTATACCCAATCAACTTGGTGAAGGTGGGGTCACTGGTATAACCTTACTATTTTATTATGTATTTGGAATTAGTCCAGCTCTAAGTAACTTAATTATAAATACAATTATAATGCTAATTGGATGGAAATTTCTTGAGAAAGAAACAATCATTTATACATTAGTTGCTATTGTATCCATGTCATTCTTTTTAGAATTTGTAGTTTTACCAGGGTTCCAACCAGATAATACCTTACTTGCACCATTAAGTAGTGGTTTTTTAATTGGTTTGGGAATAGGAATTGTTATTCTTGGTCATGGTACTACTGCCGGTGTTGATATTATTGCTTTAATTATTAATAAGTATATGGGACTGCAAGTTTCAGTGGCTTTATTAATCATTGATATCATGATTGTTATTCCTTTAACATTGGTTATTGGGTTAGAAAAAGGAATACTGACACTGATTTCACTATATATAACTAGTAAATTATTAAACTTTGTTATGGAAGGGTATAATCCTAAAAAGGCAGTGATGATTGTATCCAATCAACACGATGTGATTGCAGAAGAGATTATGAAAAGAGTTGATCGTGGTATCACAGTGCTGAAAGGCTATGGTTATTATTCTAAAGTAGAAAAGGATGTTCTATATGTAGTGATTAATCGAATTCAATTAGTTAAAGTACAACGAATTATCAATGAGATAGATTCAAATGCATTCGTGACTGTTACTGGAATTCAACAAGTTTTAGGTGAAGGATTCACATTTCATTTGGAAAATCCGCATGAAATCGAAGAAAGTGAAGTTATTTAG
- the dnaK gene encoding molecular chaperone DnaK: MAKIIGIDLGTTNSAVAVLEGGEAKIIPNPEGNRTTPSVVALKNDEIQVGEVAKRQAVTNPDTVSSIKRHMGDNYKVSMGDKEYTPQEISAMTLQYIKSYAEDYLGEKVDKAVITVPAYFNDSQRQATKDAGRIAGLEVERIVNEPTAAALAYGLDKTDSEEKILVFDLGGGTFDVSILELGDGVFDVLSTSGDNSLGGDDFDEKIIEYLAEEFKKENGIDLTKDKMAGQRLKDAAEKAKKDLSGVTSTQISLPFITASDAGPLHLETSLTRAKFEELTDELVERTKHPVRQALKDAGVDKNEIDQVILVGGSTRIPAVVEAVRKETGKEPNKSVNPDEVVAMGAAIQGGVISGDVKDIVLLDVTPLSLGIETMGGIFTKLIDRNTTIPTSKSQVFSTAADNQPAVDVHVLQGEREMAQDNKTLGRFQLTDIPPAPRGVPQIEVSFDIDKNGIVNVSAKDLGTQKEQTITIKSSSGLSDEEIDQMVKDAEANAESDKERREEADLRNEVDQLIFTTNKTLEDLKDKVSEEEVTQAESARDELQAAIDANDLEAMKEKRDALNEVVQNLTVKLYEQAAAEQQAQADASGETSEDDGVVDAEFEEVDDEE; the protein is encoded by the coding sequence ATGGCTAAAATTATTGGTATTGACTTAGGTACAACAAACTCTGCTGTAGCGGTTCTTGAAGGTGGAGAAGCGAAAATTATTCCCAACCCAGAAGGAAACCGTACAACACCATCTGTTGTAGCTTTAAAAAATGATGAAATTCAAGTAGGGGAAGTTGCTAAGCGTCAAGCTGTAACAAACCCTGATACTGTAAGTTCAATTAAACGTCACATGGGTGACAACTACAAAGTATCAATGGGAGATAAAGAATATACTCCGCAAGAAATTTCTGCAATGACTCTTCAATACATTAAGAGCTATGCTGAAGATTACTTAGGTGAAAAAGTTGATAAAGCAGTTATTACTGTTCCAGCTTACTTTAATGATTCACAACGTCAAGCTACTAAAGATGCAGGTAGAATTGCTGGTTTAGAAGTTGAACGTATTGTTAACGAGCCAACAGCAGCGGCATTAGCTTATGGTTTAGATAAAACGGATAGTGAAGAAAAAATCTTGGTATTTGACTTAGGTGGAGGAACGTTCGACGTTTCTATCCTTGAGTTAGGAGATGGAGTATTCGACGTACTTTCTACATCGGGTGATAACAGTTTAGGTGGAGATGACTTTGATGAGAAAATTATTGAATATCTAGCCGAAGAATTCAAAAAAGAAAATGGAATTGACTTAACTAAAGATAAAATGGCTGGACAACGTCTTAAAGATGCTGCTGAGAAAGCTAAAAAGGATTTATCTGGAGTTACTTCAACTCAAATTAGTTTACCATTCATCACAGCTTCAGATGCTGGACCATTACACTTAGAAACGTCATTAACTCGTGCTAAGTTCGAAGAATTAACAGATGAATTAGTAGAGCGTACTAAACATCCAGTTCGTCAAGCATTAAAAGATGCTGGTGTAGATAAAAATGAAATTGACCAAGTTATCTTAGTTGGTGGATCTACTCGTATTCCAGCAGTAGTTGAAGCTGTACGTAAAGAAACTGGTAAAGAGCCTAACAAATCAGTTAACCCTGATGAAGTAGTAGCGATGGGTGCTGCAATTCAAGGTGGAGTTATCTCAGGTGACGTTAAAGATATCGTATTACTTGATGTTACACCATTATCACTAGGTATCGAAACAATGGGTGGAATCTTCACTAAATTAATCGATCGTAACACAACAATTCCAACGAGTAAGTCACAAGTATTCTCTACTGCAGCTGATAACCAACCAGCAGTAGATGTACACGTATTACAAGGTGAGCGTGAAATGGCTCAGGATAACAAAACACTAGGAAGATTCCAATTAACGGATATTCCACCAGCACCACGTGGAGTTCCTCAAATCGAAGTATCATTTGATATCGATAAAAACGGAATTGTTAACGTAAGTGCTAAAGACTTAGGTACTCAAAAAGAACAAACAATTACAATCAAATCATCTTCAGGTCTTTCAGATGAAGAAATTGATCAAATGGTTAAAGATGCAGAAGCAAATGCTGAATCAGATAAAGAACGTCGTGAAGAAGCAGACTTACGCAATGAAGTTGATCAATTAATTTTCACTACGAACAAAACTTTAGAAGATTTAAAAGATAAAGTTTCTGAAGAAGAAGTTACACAAGCAGAGTCAGCACGTGATGAATTACAAGCAGCTATCGATGCGAACGATTTAGAAGCAATGAAAGAAAAACGCGATGCTTTAAACGAAGTAGTTCAAAACTTAACAGTTAAATTATACGAACAAGCGGCAGCAGAGCAACAAGCTCAAGCAGACGCTTCAGGTGAAACATCTGAAGATGACGGCGTAGTAGACGCTGAATTTGAGGAAGTTGACGACGAAGAGTAA
- the dnaJ gene encoding molecular chaperone DnaJ, giving the protein MAEKRDYYEVLGLSRDAADAEIKKAYRKLSKKYHPDINKDEGAEDKFKEVSEAYEVLSDSQKRAAYDQYGHAANDPNFGGGFGGGFGGGSYGGAGFGFEDIFEQFFGGSGASRQSPNAPRRGSDLQYRVTLTFEEAIFGKDATVKYNRNEECHTCHGSGAKPGTSPVTCSKCHGSGAVQVEQNTPFGRVMTQRACDVCSGTGQEIKEKCETCHGAGIENKEHSVKVTVPAGVENDQQIRLTGQGEAGQNGGPYGDLYVVFRVQPSEEFERDGTEIYYELPITFVQAALGDEITVPTVHGKVKLKVPGGTQTGTSFRLKGKGAPSLRGNFTGDQHVKIKVVTPKKLSDKERELFQDLADESGQTVRANNEGGFFDKMRDMFDK; this is encoded by the coding sequence ATGGCAGAGAAACGTGATTATTATGAAGTGCTAGGCTTGTCTCGTGATGCAGCAGATGCAGAGATTAAGAAAGCATATCGTAAATTATCAAAAAAATATCATCCAGATATCAATAAAGATGAAGGTGCTGAAGATAAGTTTAAAGAAGTGTCTGAAGCATATGAAGTACTTAGTGATTCACAAAAGCGAGCTGCTTATGATCAGTATGGACATGCTGCAAATGATCCAAACTTTGGCGGCGGATTCGGTGGTGGATTTGGTGGCGGAAGCTACGGCGGTGCTGGATTTGGTTTCGAAGATATTTTTGAACAATTCTTTGGAGGTTCAGGTGCATCTCGTCAGAGCCCTAATGCACCGAGACGTGGAAGTGATTTACAATATCGTGTGACTTTAACTTTTGAAGAAGCTATCTTTGGAAAAGACGCGACTGTAAAGTACAATCGTAATGAAGAATGTCATACTTGTCATGGTTCAGGAGCAAAACCCGGAACAAGCCCAGTAACTTGTTCTAAGTGTCATGGTTCTGGTGCAGTTCAAGTAGAGCAAAACACACCTTTCGGTCGTGTAATGACACAACGCGCATGTGATGTGTGTTCTGGAACTGGACAAGAAATCAAAGAAAAATGTGAAACGTGTCATGGTGCTGGGATTGAAAACAAAGAACATTCTGTTAAAGTAACTGTTCCAGCTGGTGTTGAAAATGATCAACAAATTCGTTTAACTGGACAAGGTGAAGCTGGTCAAAACGGTGGACCTTATGGAGACTTATATGTTGTCTTTAGAGTACAGCCAAGTGAAGAGTTTGAACGTGATGGTACGGAAATATATTATGAACTACCTATTACATTTGTCCAAGCAGCTTTAGGTGATGAAATAACTGTGCCTACAGTTCATGGTAAAGTGAAGTTGAAGGTACCAGGTGGTACTCAAACAGGTACGAGTTTCCGTCTCAAAGGTAAAGGTGCCCCAAGTTTAAGAGGTAATTTCACTGGGGATCAACATGTGAAAATTAAAGTTGTTACACCGAAGAAATTGTCAGATAAGGAACGTGAATTATTCCAAGATTTAGCTGATGAATCAGGCCAAACTGTTCGTGCGAATAATGAAGGTGGATTTTTTGATAAGATGAGAGATATGTTCGATAAATAA
- the rbfA gene encoding 30S ribosome-binding factor RbfA → MAKYRVGRVRQEILREVNNILLLEIKDPRIDGVTITDVNLTGDLQHATIYYSTLSNKAGERQKTQRGLDAITGKVRSDLGKKLTLYKTPEIKFERDRSIDYGSHIDSLLNQIKGDSNEESDEE, encoded by the coding sequence ATGGCAAAATATCGTGTTGGTAGAGTAAGACAAGAAATTTTACGTGAAGTAAATAATATTTTGTTGCTCGAAATTAAAGACCCGCGAATTGACGGTGTAACAATTACTGACGTTAATCTTACTGGAGATTTACAACACGCGACAATTTATTACAGCACTTTGTCAAATAAGGCTGGAGAGAGACAAAAAACTCAACGAGGCCTTGATGCAATTACAGGTAAAGTCCGTAGTGATTTAGGTAAGAAATTAACACTTTATAAAACACCAGAAATAAAATTTGAACGAGATCGTTCAATTGATTACGGAAGTCATATTGATTCGTTATTAAACCAAATTAAAGGTGACAGTAACGAAGAAAGCGACGAAGAGTAA
- the grpE gene encoding nucleotide exchange factor GrpE, translating to MTEQENNNEVVDETTENLEAVPSEETTTDSPEVSEQETGEVSELELLQQEKEELEDKVLRLQAEMANMRRINTRERSDAAKFRSQNLATSLLDVIDNLERALQTETPSEDGEALKKGVEMVHNQFKNAFEKEKIDTIDPLNEEFDPNFHQAVSVMPAGDGQDSNTVIQVLQKGYRIDNRVIRPAMVIVSE from the coding sequence TTGACAGAACAAGAAAATAATAACGAAGTTGTTGATGAAACTACAGAGAACTTAGAAGCAGTTCCATCAGAAGAGACAACGACTGATTCGCCCGAGGTTTCAGAACAAGAAACAGGCGAGGTATCAGAATTAGAATTATTACAACAAGAAAAAGAAGAATTAGAAGACAAAGTATTACGTCTGCAAGCAGAGATGGCTAATATGCGACGAATTAATACGCGAGAGAGATCAGATGCAGCTAAGTTCAGATCACAAAATTTAGCGACGTCACTCTTAGATGTCATTGATAACTTAGAACGCGCTCTACAAACTGAAACACCATCTGAAGATGGTGAAGCACTTAAAAAAGGTGTAGAGATGGTTCATAACCAATTTAAAAATGCATTTGAAAAAGAAAAAATTGATACAATCGACCCATTAAATGAAGAATTTGATCCAAACTTCCACCAAGCTGTAAGTGTAATGCCTGCTGGAGATGGACAAGATAGTAATACTGTTATACAAGTTTTACAAAAAGGATATCGAATTGATAACCGCGTCATTAGACCGGCAATGGTTATCGTATCAGAATAA
- a CDS encoding ribosomal L7Ae/L30e/S12e/Gadd45 family protein produces MKNDLKKLNMLGLATRARAIISGDELVEKAMKNHRIHLVLCANDASEKTIERYRSLSEREGIPLNTEFTKYELSHAIGKSRTIIGIENQGMAKKFLSYDVESEESYD; encoded by the coding sequence ATGAAAAATGATTTGAAAAAGTTGAATATGTTAGGTCTGGCTACGCGCGCTCGAGCAATTATATCGGGTGATGAACTAGTAGAGAAAGCGATGAAAAATCATCGAATCCATCTTGTTCTTTGCGCTAACGATGCCAGCGAAAAAACAATTGAGAGATATCGCTCATTGAGCGAACGTGAAGGTATTCCCCTTAACACTGAATTTACTAAGTATGAATTAAGCCACGCAATTGGAAAAAGCCGAACAATTATCGGAATTGAAAACCAAGGTATGGCAAAGAAATTTTTATCTTACGACGTGGAGAGTGAGGAATCATATGACTAA